GCCGAGGTGCCGCGGGCGGGCCGTGCGCCGGCCCAGCCAGAAGCCCGCGGCCAGCAGGGGGAGCACGGCGACGGCCAGGCCCGCCAGGAAACCGCTCACGGAGCCGCTCACGGGGTCGCCTCCTTGCGCAGTTCGTCGGCGTGCAGCTCTTCCGGCAGGTGGAAACGGGCCAGGATCGCCGCCGTCCCGGCCGGCACCCGGCCCGGGGTGGCCAGGGACACCAGCACCATCGTGAGGAAGCCCAGCGGCACCGACCACAGCGCCGGCCAGGCCAGCAGCGCGTGCAGCGCTCCGCCGCCGCCGGGGAAGCCGCCCATGGTGGCGGCGACCGCGAGCAGCGCGGAGCCGCCGCCCACCAGCATTCCGGCCGCCGCGCCGGGCGGGGTGAGCCGCCGCCACCAGATGCCGAGGACGAGCAGCGGGCAGAACGACGAGGCGGACACGGCGAAGGCGAGACCCACCGCGTCGGCCACCGGAAGCCCGCCGACCAGGGCGCTCGCCGCCAGCGGCACGGCCATGGCGAGGACGGTGCCGAGCCGGAAGTGCCGGACGGCGCGGGACGGCAGCACGTCCTGGGTGAGGACGCCCGCGACGGCCATGGTCAGCCCCGACGCGGTGGACAGGAACGCGGCGAAGGCGCCGCCCGCGACCAGCGCCCCGAGCAGGTCGCCGCCCACTCCCCCGATCATCCGGTCGGGCAGCAGCAGGACGGCGGCGTCGGCATCGCCGGTGAGGGTGAGCTCCGGGGCGTACAGGCGGCCGAGGGCGCCGTAGACGGGCGGCAGCAGGTAGAAGGCGCCGATCAGGCCGAGGACGGCGACGGTGGTGCGGCGGGCGGCGACGCCGTGCGGGCTGGTGTAGAAGCGGACCACGACGTGCGGCAGGCCCATGGTGCCCAGGAAGGTGGCGAGGATCAGGCCGTACGTGGCGTACAGCGGGCGTTCCGTGCGGCTCTCCGCCCGGGAGGGCGACAGGGCGTCGTCGGCGCCGCGTCCGGCGGCCGGGACCGAGGTGCCCCGGGCGAAGGTGAGGCGGGTGCCGGCCTCGATGCGGTGGGTGCCGGTGGGCAGGACGGTCCGGGTGCCGTCGTGGGCGCGGCCGTCGACGGTGCCGTCCACGGTGACGGTCAGCGGTTCGTCGAGTTTGAGCGTGAGGCCGTCCTCGACGCGGACGGAGCGCTGCTCGCGGAAGGTGGCCGGTTCCTCGAAGGGGCGGCCGGGGGCGCCGTCGTCCTGCCAGGCCAGGACGAGGAAGAGGGCGGGGACGAGCAGGGCGGTGAGTTTGAGCCAGTACTGGAAGGCCTGGACGAAGGTGATGCTGCGCATGCCGCCGGCGGCGACGATGGCGGTCACGACGACGGCGACGATCACCCCGCCGAGCCAGTCGGGCGCGTCGCTGAGCACGGTCAGGGTCAGTCCGGCGCCCTGGAGCTGGGGCAGCAGGTACAGCCAGCCGACGCCGACGACGAAGGCGCCCGCGAGGCGTCGTACGCCCTGGGAGGCGAGGCGGGCCTCGGCGAAGTCGGGCAGCGTGTAGGCGCCGGAGCGGCGCAGCGGGGCGGCGACGAAGAGCAGCAGGACCAGGTAGCCGGCGGTGTAGCCGACGGGGTACCAGAGCATGTCGGGGCCCTGGACGAGGACCAGGCCGGCGATGCCGAGGAAGGACGCGGCCGAGAGGTACTCGCCGCTGATGGCGGCGGCGTTGAGGCGGGGGCCGACGGTGCGGGAGGCGACGTAGAAGTCCGAGGTGGTGCGGGAGATGCGCAGGCCGAAGGCGCCGACGAGGACGGTCGAGACGACGACCAGCGCGACGGCCGGTATGGCGTAGGTGCTGTTCACGGTTCCTCGGGGGAGAGGGTCATCGGTCCTCGACGAGGCGCACGAAGTCGCGTTCGTTGCGCTCGGCGCGGCGGACGTACCAGCGGGCGAGGAGGACGAGCGGGGCGTACAGGCCGAAGCCGAGGACGGCCCATTCCAGGAGGTGGGCGTCCGGCATCGCCGCGAACAGCAGGGGCAGCGGGCCGACGAGGAGCCCGAGGACCGCGAAGGCGGCGAGACCGGCGCGCAGCTGGCTGCGCATGAGGGAGCGGACGTAGGTGTGCCCGAGGGTGGTCTGCTCGTCGATCTCGGTGCGCGGCCGGTAGTAGCCGGAGGCGGGCCTGCTGCGCCTGGGCGGGCCGGTGACGGTGACGCGGCGTTCGGTCGGGTCCTGGGGCACGGTCACGGCCTCCGCATGAGCAGGTCCCGCAGTTCGCGGGCGTGGCGTCGGCTGACCTGGAGCTCCTCGGTGCCGACCAGGACGCTGACGCTCCCCGCGTCCAGGCGGAGCTCGCCGATGTGGCGCAGGGCGACGAGGTGGCGGCGGTGGATGCGGACGAAGCCGCGGGCGCGCCAGCGCTCCTCCAGGGTGGACAGGGGGATGCGGACGAGGTGGCTGCCCCGGCCGGTGTGCAGGCGGGCGTAGTCGCCCTGGGCCTCGACGTGGGTGATGTCCTCGACGGGGACGAAGCGGGTGACGCCCCCCAGTTCCACGGTGATGTGGTCGGGGTCGGGCTCGTGCACGGGCACGCGGGGGGCGGGGGGCGCGGTGCCTCGGCGTTCGGCGGCGCGGCGGACCGCCTCGGCGAGCCGTTCCCGGCGGACGGGCTTGAGGACGTAGTCGACGGCCTTGAGGTCGAAGGCCTGCACGGCGAAGTCCTCGTGCGCGGTGACGAAGACGACCAGCGGCGGCCGGGCGAAGCCGGTCAGCAGCCGGGCGAGGTCCAGCCCGTCGAGGCCGGGCATCTGGATGTCGAGGAAGACGACGTCGATGGCGTCCGGCCCGTCGGGGCCCGACTCCAGCGCTCGGTTGATGCGGCGCAGCGCCTCGGTCGCGTCGCCCGCGCCCTCCGCCGTACCGATGCGGGGGTCGGCGTTCAGCAGGTACACGAGTTCCTCGAGCGTGGGGCGTTCGTCGTCGACAGCCAGGGCGCGCAGCATGAGGCTGGAGTGTAGGGGCGATCCGTACGCCTGAACACGGGCCCGACAGGGACGTATCCGCTGGATACAGTGCCCGCATGAACAGCAGGCCCACCCCGTTCGACGAACTCGACCGGAAGATCGTCACCGCTCTGACGGCGAACGCCAGGACGTCCTTCGCCGAGATCGGCGCCGCGGTCGGACTGTCCTCGACGGCGGTCAAGCGCCGGGTGGACCGGCTGCGCGAGACCGGCGTGATCACCGGCTTCACCGCGACGGTACGGCCCTCCGCGCTGGGCTGGCGGACCGAGGCGTACGTGGAGGTGTACTGCGAGGGCGCGGCGCCGCCGCGGCGGCTGGCGGAGGTGGCGCGCGGCTATCCGGAGATCACGGCGGCGATGACGGTGACCGGGGGCGCGGACGCCCTGCTGCATGTGCGGGCGCGGGACGTGGAGCACTTCGAGGAGGTCCTGGAGCGGATCCGCGCCGAGCCGTTCATCCGGAAGACGATCAGTGTGATGGTGCTGTCCCACCTGATCCCGGACAGTCCGGAGGCCGGCGCGGGCCTGCCCGCCACGGAGGACGCAGCGGACATGCGCTGACCGGTGCGACAACGCAGCATTGCTGCGGGGACACGCAGCTTTCCGCGCTTGTCGGGCGGCCTCGTCGCTTCCTACCGTGGTGTCAACCCCTCGTCACACACCGTGAGGAACGGAGGTACCCCTCTGTGCCCGACTCCCGTGTGCCGCGTCGGCGGCGCTTCCTGGTCTGCGAACCCAGACACTTCGCCGTGCAGTACGCGATCAACCCGTGGATGAGCACCGGCCGGCCCGTCGACGTCATCCGCGCCCTGGACCAGTGGCAGTCACTGGTCGACGCCTACCGCGCGCACGGCCACACCGTACACACCGTCCAGCCGGTGTCGGGGCTGCCCGACATGGTCTTCGCCGCGAACTCCGCGGTCGTCGTGGAGGGCCGGGTGTTCGGCTCCCGCTTCCACGCTCCCGAGCGCCGTCCCGAGTCCGTGCCGTACGCGGCGTGGTTCAAGACCGAGGGCTTCGAGGTGCACCCGTCCGAGGCGGTCTGCGAGGGCGAGGGCGACCTGGTTCCGGCCGGCCGCTGGATCCTGGCCGGCACCGGGTTTCGCACCACGCGTGAGGCGCACCGCGAGGCGCAGGAGTACTTCGGTGTGCCGGTGATCTCGCTGACGCTGGTGGACCCGTACTTCTACCACCTGGACACGGCGCTGTTCGTGCTCGACGACGGAAGCGGGGGGACCCCCGGCACGGCGGGGAACGTCGCCTACTACCCCGGGGCCTTCTCGCCCGGCAGCCGTGAGGTGCTGGAGCGGCTCTACCCGGACGCGGTGATCGCGACCCGCGAGGACGCCCTGGCCTTCGGGCTCAATTCCGTCTCCGACGGACGACACGTGTTCATCTCGCCCGGGGCCAGGGGACTCGCCGATCGGCTGGCCGTCCTCGGCTACGTCCCCGTCCCCGTCGACCTGTCCGAGTTCCACAAGGCCGGTGGCGGCATCAAGTGCTGCACCCAGGAGATCCGGGAGATCCGCTCATGACCGCACCCGCCCGCACCCGCGGCTCCGAGGAGCTCATCCGCGCCGAGGAGCCCGTCCTCGCGCACAACTACCACCCGCTGCCGGTCGTCGTGGCCCGCGCGGAGGGCGCCTGGGTCGAGGACGTGGAGGGGCGCCGCTACCTGGACATGCTCGCGGGGTACTCGGCGCTCAACTTCGGCCACCGCCACCCGGCGCTGGTCGAGGCGGCCCACCGCCAGCTGGACCGGCTCACCCTCACCTCGCGGGCCTTCCACAACGACCGGCTCGCCTCCTTCGCCGAGCGGCTGGCCGCGCTCACCGGCACGGACATGGTGCTGCCGATGAACACCGGCGCCGAGGCGGTGGAGAGCGGCATCAAGGTGGCCCGCAAGTGGGCCTACGACGTGAAGGGCGTGCCGCGGGACCGGGCGACGATCGTGGTCGCGGCGGACAACTTCCACGGCCGTACGACGACGATCGTGGGCTTCTCCACGGACGAGACGGCCCGCGCCGGCTTCGGCCCCTTCGCCCCCGGCTTCCGGGTCGTGCCGTACAACGACCTGGCGGCGATGGAGGCGGCGGTCGACGAGACGACGGCGGCCGTGCTGATCGAGCCGATCCAGGGCGAGGCGGGGGTGAACATCCCGGACGACGGCTATCTGGCCGGCGTACGGGAGCTGACCCGCCGAGCCGGGTGCCTGTTCATCGCGGACGAGATCCAGTCCGGTCTCGGCCGTACGGGGCGCACGCTCGCCGTGGAGCACGAGCCGGTCGTGCCGGACCTGGTGCTGCTCGGCAAGGCGCTGGGCGGCGGGATCGTGCCGGTGTCGGCGGTGGTCGGCAGCCGGGAGGTGCTCGGTGTGCTGCGTCCGGGCGAGCACGGCTCGACGTTCGGCGGCAATCCGCTGGCCGCCGCGGTCGGCACGGCGGTGGTCGAGTTGCTGGAGACGGGCGAGTTCCAGCGGCGGGCGACCGAGCTGGGCGTGGTGCTGCGCGAGGGGCTCGCCGCCCTGGTCGGCAAGGGTGTCGTCGGTTTCCGCGCGCGCGGGCTGTGGGCGGGCGTCGACGTCGACCCGGCGCTCGGGACCGGGCGTGAGGTCAGCGAGCGCCTGATGCGCGAGGGCGTCCTCGTCAAGGACACCCACGGCTCCACGATCCGCCTGGCGCCGCCGCTGACCGTCACCGGTGCGGAGCTGGAGGGGGCGCTCGGGACGCTGGAGAAGGTGCTGACCTCCTGAGAAGCGCGCCCGGGGAGGTCACGGAGCGGCTCGGCCCTCGTCGAGCCGCCGCACCCGCGTCACCCCGTCCCGGTCCTCGGCGTCCTCGCTGGGCGTCCCCGCGAACCAGGCGTCGAGGATCTCCCCCAGCAGCGGCCCCGAGGTCAGGCGCAGGCTGAGGGCGAGGACGTTGGCGTCGTTCCAGCGGCGGGCACCGTCCGCCGTGTAGGCGTCCGTGCACAGGGCCGCCCGTACGCCCGGCACCTTGTTCGCCGCGATGGACGCGCCCGTGCCGGTCCAGCAGCACACCACCGCCTGGTCGGCCGTGCCGTCGGCGACCTCGCGCGCCGCACGCTCGGAGCACACCGCCCACCGGGCGTCGGCCCCCGGGCTCAGGGCGCCGTGCGCGCGCACCTCGTGACCGCGTCCGCGCAGCTCCTCCACGAGGAGGCGGGCCACGGGTTCGTCCATGTCGGAGGAGACGGAGATCCGCATGTGCGAAGCCTACTCAGCGCGGCCGCTCACCTCATCGGCCCAACCACATGACCGAGGTCACGGCCATACGCAGCATGATCGGGGGAACGGTACGACCTGAGAATCGTACGACCGAGCAGTTTCCCCGCCATGGGTCTCTGCGTGGAAAGGGAGGCCGCCACGTCCCCCAACGACAACGGCCAGGAATCCGACGCCGCGGCGATCCGCCGCCACCCCGCCCTGTTCCGGGCCATCAGACGTCGGCAGAACCCGCGACTGCGCCGGTCGGACATCACCGTCACGGACGAGGCCGCGGTCAAGCGAGCCGTGAAGGCCGCCTCGCTGGGCAACGCCATGGAGTGGTTCGACTTCGGCATCTACGCCTACCTGGCGGGCACCATCGGCCGGGTGTTCTTCCCGTCCGGAAGTGACACGGCGCAGCTGCTCTCCTCGTTCGCCACGTTCGCCGTGGCGTTCCTGGTGCGGCCGCTCGGCGGCATGGTCTTCGGCCCCATGGGTGACAAGATCGGCCGCAAGAAGGTGCTGGCCCTGACGATGATCCTCATGGCGATCGGCACCGCCGCCATCGGGCTCATCCCCAGCTACGCCTCCATCGGCTTCTGGGCTCCCGTCCTGCTGATCCTGTTCCGTCTGCTCCAGGGCTTCTCGACCGGCGGCGAGTACGGCGGCGCCTCCACCTTCATCGCCGAGTACGCGCCCGACAAGCGGCGCGGGTTCTTCGGCAGCTTCCTGGAGCTGGGCACGCTGGCCGGGTACACCGGCGCCGCGAGCCTCGTGACCGCCCTGACGGCCTGGCTCGGCAGCGACACCATGGACGCCTGGGGCTGGCGCATCCCGTTCCTGGTCGCCGCGCCGCTCGGCATCGTCGGCATCTACCTGCGGCTGAAGCTGGACGACACGCCCGCGTTCCTGCAGCTGCAGGACTCCAACGTCCACGTCTCGGACGCGGCGAACGCGGTGGAGACCACCGCGCGGGGCGACCTCGCGAAGATCTTCCGCACGCACTGGCGGGCGCTGGTCCTGTGCATCGCGCTCGTCGGCGCGTACAACATCACCGACTACATGCTGCTGTCGTACATGCCGACGTACCTGTCGGACGAGCTGCACTACAGCGAGAGCCACGGTCTGATGATCCTGGTGGCCACCATGGTGCTGCTGATGCTGATCATCAACCAGGTGGGCCGGCTGTCCGACCGCTTCGGCCGCAAGCCGCTGCTCATGACCGGCATGATCGGCTTCTTCGTCCTGTCCGCGCCGGCCTTCGTGCTGGTGCAGGACGGCAGTCTGCTCGCCGTCTCGGCCGGCATGCTGATGCTCGGCCTGTCCCTGGTGTGCCTGCTCGGCACCATGTCGGCGGCGCTCCCCGCGATGTTCCCGACGAACGTGCGCTACGGGTCCCTCTCGGTCGGCTACAACCTGTCGGCGTCCCTGTTCGGCGGCACGACGCCGCTGGTGATCACGGCGCTGATCGGCGTGACCGGCTCCGACATGATGCCCGCCTACTACGCGATGGCCGCGGCCCTGGTCGGCGTCGTGGCGGTGGCCTGCATGAAGGAGACCGCACAGCAGCCCCTGGAGGGTTCCCCGCCCTCGGTGCAGACCGACGAGGAGGCGGCGGAGCTGGTCGAGGCCCAGGCGCCGACGCCGAAGTTCTGAGGACGGGTCACGGAAACGGCCGCGGTCAGCGGGTGGCGCGTACCGCCTCGCGGATCAGCTCGGCGACCTCCTTCGGGCGGGAGAGGGCGACGGCGTGGGACGCGCCCTCGATCTCGACGACGGTCGCGCCGGCCCGCTCGGCGCCGTAGCGCTCGACCTGCGGGTTGATCGCCCGGTCCGCGCCGGCCACGACCGCCCAGGCCGGCCTGGTCCTCCAGGCCGCGGCGGACGCCTTCTCCTCGAAGGCCGCCGCGGCCAGCGGACGCTGCGCCGCCGCGAGGGTGTGCGTGACGTCCTCGGGGACGTCGGCGGCGAAGATTTCGGGGAACGCGGACTCCTGGATGGTCACCTCGACGGCCGGTTCTCCACCGGGGCCGGGGTACGACCACTCCTTCAGGTTGCTCACCAGGGGGGAGAGCGGGAAACGGCCCTGCAGCTCGCCGAGGCTCTCGCCCTCCTCCAGTACGTAGGCGGCCACGTAGACGAGGCCGACGACGTTGTCCGCGGTGCCGGCCACGGTGATCAGCGCACCGCCGTAGGAGTGCCCGGCCAGGACCACGGGACCGTCGATCTGAGCGATGACGGAAGCGAGGTAGGAGGCGTCGTGGGACAGGCCGCGCAGCGGGTTCGGCGGGGCCAGGACGGGGATGCCCTCGCTCCGGAGTGCGGTGCTGACCCCGGACCAGCTCGCCGCGTCGGCGAACGCGCCGTGGACGAGGACGACGGTGGGGATGGGGGCGCTCATGGTGCTGTGTCTCCCGGCGTTTCAGGCGGTGTGCGGGTCGGCGTGCGCGGTGTGCAGGGCCGCGTGGAGGGTGCGGGCGGCCAGGGCGATCGCGGCGCCGGCGCCGTGGGTCTCGCGCAGGGCGTTCAGCATGACGAAGTCGTGGATGACGCCCTGGAACCGCACGGCGGTCACCGCGACCCCTGCCTGGCGCAGCTTGTTCGCGTACGCCTCCCCCTCGTCGCGCAGCACGTCCGCCTCGGCGGTGACGACGAGCGCCGGCGGCAGGCCGGTCAGCTGCTCGGTGGTGGCGCGCAGCGGCGAGGCGGTGATCCGCGCCCGTTCGGCGGGGTCGGTCGTGTACTGGTCCCAGAACCACTGCATGCCGTCGCGGCGCAGGAAGTAGCCCTCGGCGAACTGGTGGTAGGAGGCAGTGTCGAAGGCGGCGTCGGTGACCGGGTAGAACAGCACCTGCTGCACCAGGGGGACGTCGCCGCGTTCCTTGGCCATCAGGGTCAGCGCGGCGGCCATGTTGCCGCCGACGGAGTCACCGGCCACGGCCAGCCGCGAGCCGTCCAGGGCCGACGCCGCGCCCTCCTGGACGATCCAGCGGGCGACCGCGTAGTTCTGCTCGATCGCCACCGGGTAACGCGCCTCGGGCGAGAGGTCGTACTCGGGGAAGACGACGGCGGCCCGCGCGCCCACCGCGAGTTCGCGGACCAGGCGGTCGTGCGTGTGGGCGTTGCCGAAGACCCAGCCGGCGCCGTGGATGTACAGCACCACCGGGAGGGTGCCCTCGGCACCGGCCGGCCTGACGATCCGGGCGCGGACACTGCCCGTGGGACCGCCGGTGACGGTGACCCATTCCTCGTCGACGGCGGGCAGCGCGATGTCACCCGACTGCACCTCGTCGACCGCCTTGCGGCCCTCGGAGGGCGGCAGTTCGAAGAGGTACGGCGGGCGGGCGGTCGCCTCGGCGAAGGCCGCGGCCGCGGGCTCCAGCACCGGCTGGACGGGCTCGACGGTGTCCGGCATGTTCAGTCTCCTGGTCGCTCTCGGTCCCCGTCGGCCGTGCCGGCGGGTGGGCGGCCCGGGCGGTGACTGGTGCCATGCCCGGGTGCCACGACGGCACGCTAGTGCGGGCGTGCGGTCCGGAATTGACCGCCGGTGCACCGTCCCTGTACCACCGGTGCCCGTCGCCGGCGTCCTCAGCGTCCGAGTTCGGCGTCCAGCCACGTGCGGACCTCGGGGGTCACGGGGTCGGTGATGTCGTCGAAGTCGTGGTGCTTGGTGAGGTACTTGGCGACGTACGGGCAGACGGGCACGATGCGCAGTCCCAGGGCGCGCACGTCGGTGAGCGCCTGCCGGACCAACTGTCCGGCCAGGCCCTGCCCGGCGTAGGCGTCGTCGATCTCCGTGTGGAAGAAGACGCGCTGCTCGCCGCGGTCGCGGTAGGCCGTCAGGCCGGCCTGACGGCCGTCGACCAGGATCACGTAGCGGTGGCGGTCGTCGATCCGCTCGACGGCGGGTGCGGAGGAGGGCTGCTCGTTCACGGGGTTCCTCTCGTGGGTTCGGCTCAGCGGCGCGGCGGGTTGCCGCGTGGGGTCAGGGCCCCGTTGGGCAGGGCGGGAGCGGGCAGCCGGTCTCCGGGGTATCCCTCGACGGCGCCGAAGCGGTCGGAGGCGTTCTGCCAGTCGGTGCGCGCCCGGACGATGTCCTCGTGGCTGCGGCCGATGAAGTTCCACCACATCACGATCTCCTCGTCGAAGGGGGTGCCTCCGATCAGGACCGCCCGGGCCGGGGTGTCGGCCGCGTTGACGAGCGTCAGGGTGTCGCTCCCGGCGTCGAGGAAGCCGAGGTCGGCCGGGCGCAGCGGGGTGCCCGCCATGCCCACCTCGCCCCGGTCGACCAGAAGGCCGTGCTCGAAGGCGGGGTCGACGTCGAGCGTGACCGTGGCCCCCGGTGCGAGCGCGATCTCCGCGCCGAGGAGGGGCGAGAAGGTCGCCACGGGCGAGGTGGATCCGGCCAGGGAGCCCAGGAACACCCTGATCTCCGCGCCGTCCACGGACACGGGCTCCGGCACGTGGTGCTGGAAGTCCCGGGGGGCGTTCCGGTGCTCCCCCGGCAGCGCCACCCACAGTTGCACGCCGTGCAGGACGGTGGTCCGCGGGGTGGAGACCTCGGTGTGGCTGATGCCGTGGCCGCCGGTCATGAGGTTCAGCTCGCCGGGCCGGACGTGGGCATGGCTGCCGAGGCTGTCGCGGTGTTCGATCTCCCCGCTGAACAGCCAGCTCACCGTCTGCAGCCCGGTGTGCGGATGCGGGGCGACGTCCATGCCGCCGGTCCGTGCCACGTCGTCGGGACCGTAGTGGTCGGCGAAGCACCAGGCCCCGATCAGGGTCCGGGAGCGCTGGGGCAGGGTGCGGCGCACGGTCATGGCGCGCGGGCCGCCCAGGGGAACGTCGCGCGGCGCGAGGACCTCGACGCGCGGGGCGGTGTCCGGCGGGCCCGCGTCGGCGGCCGGTCCGCACCGCACCGCGACGGGGTTCGTCTCGACGTTGCTCATCGGCAGCCTCCTGCGCCCGTCATGATAGTTTCAACTTCAACAATATGCCGTGATCATAGACGGCCGCGGCCTCACGAAGGAGCGTCGGGTGACCACTCCCGCCCAGGAATCCGCCGCCCCGCGGATCTACATCGACAAGCGGAGCCCGGCGGCGTACCGCGCCCTCGTCCAGACCGCCGAGGCGGTCCGCGCCGTCACCGCCGAGGCGGGTCTCGACCGGACCCTCGCCGAACTCGTCAACCTGCGCGTCTCCCAGCTCAACGGCTGCGCCTACTGCCTGGACGTGCACACCCGGGCCGCCCGGCGACTCGGGGAGACTCCGCGGCGTCTGGCCGTGCTGGCCGCCTGGCGGGACACCGAACTCTTCACCCCGGTGGAGCGGGCCGCCCTCGCCCTGGCGGAGGCGACCACCGCGCCCGCCGACACCGCCGCGCGGGACGCCGCCCACGCCGCCGCCCGGGAGCACCTGACGGACGACCAGATCTCCGCGGTGATCTGGGTGGCGGTCACCATCAACGCGTTCAACCGGGTCTCGGTCATGAGCAGGCACCCGGTACGGGCCGACCGGTGACGACGGGCACCGCACCGGACGCCGCCGCTCACGCTCCGAAGGAGACGGAGCCACCGACCTGGAGGACGGGGTCGACCGACGAGCAGGCGGCTTTCGGACCGCTGCTGAGGAGTCTGCGGCTGGCGGCGTCCCTGACCATCGAGGGCCTGGCCGAGGCGTCGGGCGTCAGCGTACGGGGCATCGGCGACCTGGAACGCGGGCGGCGGGCGGCTCCGCAGCGCCGCACGGTGGCGGCCATCGCCGACGGCCTGGGGCTGGGTCCCGCGGACCGGGACCGGCTGCTCGCCGTGGCCCGCGCCGGACGCACCCCCGTCTACAGCCCGGCGGGGATACGGGCCTTCCCGCGCGGCATCGACGACTTCGTCGGCCGGGAGGCGGAACTCGACCGGCTCTCGCTGCTCGCGGACCGGGCCGTGGCGCGCGGAGCCGAGGCAGACGGGGGGACGGCCGGCACCGCGGTCGTCGTGGCCGTGTCCGGCCCGCCCGGCACGGGGAAGACGACCCTCGCCCTGCACGGCGCCCGCCGGCTCGCCGAGCGCTTCCCGGACGGGCAGCTGCTGGTGGACCTGCGCGGAACGGACGACGATCCGCCCGACGCGGCCGAACTGACGCTCGGCGTGCTGAAGGCCCTCGGAGTTCCCGACCGGGACCTCGCGAAGGCGGGTGCGCAGGACCGCCCCGCCCTGTACCGGCGGGCGCTGGCCGAACGGCGCTGCCTCCTGGTGCTGGACAACGC
This region of Streptomyces ambofaciens ATCC 23877 genomic DNA includes:
- a CDS encoding carboxymuconolactone decarboxylase family protein, giving the protein MTTPAQESAAPRIYIDKRSPAAYRALVQTAEAVRAVTAEAGLDRTLAELVNLRVSQLNGCAYCLDVHTRAARRLGETPRRLAVLAAWRDTELFTPVERAALALAEATTAPADTAARDAAHAAAREHLTDDQISAVIWVAVTINAFNRVSVMSRHPVRADR
- a CDS encoding pirin family protein gives rise to the protein MSNVETNPVAVRCGPAADAGPPDTAPRVEVLAPRDVPLGGPRAMTVRRTLPQRSRTLIGAWCFADHYGPDDVARTGGMDVAPHPHTGLQTVSWLFSGEIEHRDSLGSHAHVRPGELNLMTGGHGISHTEVSTPRTTVLHGVQLWVALPGEHRNAPRDFQHHVPEPVSVDGAEIRVFLGSLAGSTSPVATFSPLLGAEIALAPGATVTLDVDPAFEHGLLVDRGEVGMAGTPLRPADLGFLDAGSDTLTLVNAADTPARAVLIGGTPFDEEIVMWWNFIGRSHEDIVRARTDWQNASDRFGAVEGYPGDRLPAPALPNGALTPRGNPPRR
- a CDS encoding GNAT family N-acetyltransferase, which codes for MNEQPSSAPAVERIDDRHRYVILVDGRQAGLTAYRDRGEQRVFFHTEIDDAYAGQGLAGQLVRQALTDVRALGLRIVPVCPYVAKYLTKHHDFDDITDPVTPEVRTWLDAELGR